The following proteins are co-located in the Larimichthys crocea isolate SSNF chromosome XXIV, L_crocea_2.0, whole genome shotgun sequence genome:
- the sav1 gene encoding protein salvador homolog 1: MLSRKKSKNEASKPAEVHGKYVKKETSPLLRNLMPSFIRHGPTIPRRREVALPDMGPSSAYPVAPSREPVVSRNKSFLRTPVQRPPHEVARRESHRMSAPPYLPRSLGDLPHEYGGSSQSFLSDVSPMSENGDAARYYYPPEPYYDNQQHQQQQQQQQQQQQQQQQQQRQPRRVPDRFPEDYRYYEHNEHNFQRLPRQHTPPAPSRPPSGIGRIQAKSLGNLSSLTGEDLPLPAGWTVDWTIRGRKYYIDHNTNTTHWSHPLEREGLPPGWEKVESAEFGVYYVDHINKRAQYRHPCAPSVPRYDQPPPLPPPVTYQPRPAERNQPVLVPANPYHTAEIPDWLQVYARAPLKYDHILKWELFQLADLDTYQGMLKLLFMKELEHIVKSYEAYRQALLSEVEARKQRQQWYAQQPNKNFIGNM; this comes from the exons ATGCTCTCAcgaaagaaaagcaaaaacgAAGCGTCGAAACCAGCCGAGGTCCACGGGAAGTATGTGAAGAAGGAGACGTCCCCGCTGCTGAGGA ATCTTATGCCCTCATTCATCCGTCATGGACCCACTATTCCCAGACGCAGAGAGGTCGCCCTGCCCGACATGGGCCCCTCCTCTGCCTACCCCGTGGCGCCCAGCAGGGAGCCTGTGGTTTCCCGCAACAAGAGTTTCCTCCGTACGCCCGTGCAGAGGCCTCCACACGAGGTGGCCCGCAGAGAGAGCCACCGCATGTCGGCACCTCCGTACCTGCCCCGCAGCCTCGGAGATCTGCCCCACGAGTACGGCGGCTCCTCGCAGTCCTTCCTCTCGGACGTGAGCCCCATGTCCGAGAACGGAGACGCCGCCCGGTATTATTACCCCCCTGAACCTTACTATGACAACCAgcagcaccaacaacaacaacaacaacaacagcagcagcagcagcagcagcagcagcagcagcgtcagcCCAGGAGGGTCCCCGACCGCTTCCCTGAGGACTATAGATACTATGAGCACAATGAGCACAACTTCCAAAGACTTCCACGACAGCACACGCCGCCAGCTCCAAGCAGACCCCCTTCAG gCATAGGTCGAATACAGGCCAAGTCCCTCGGGAACCTCTCCAGCCTAACGGGAGAGGACCTCCCCCTTCCTGCCGGCTGGACCGTCGACTGGACCATCCGTGGCAGGAAGTACTACATCGACCACAACACTAACACTACACACTGGAGCCACCCTCTGGAGAGGGAAGGGCTCCCTCCGGGCTGGGAAAAGGTGGAGTCGGCCGAGTTCGGGGTCTATTATGTGGATCACATCAACAAGAGGGCACAGTACCGCCACCCCTGTGCTCCGAG CGTGCCTCGCTACGATCAGCCGCCACCTTTACCGCCGCCTGTCACCTATCAGCCGCGTCCAGCAGAGAGGAACCAGCCGGTGCTGGTGCCAGCTAACCCATACCACACGGCCGAGATCCCAGACTGGCTGCAGGTGTACGCCCGTGCACCACTCAA GTACGACCACATCCTGAAGTGGGAGCTGTTCCAGCTGGCCGACCTGGACACGTATCAGGGCATGCTGAAGCTGCTCTTCATGAAGGAGCTGGAGCACATCGTGAAATCGTACGAGGCGTACCGGCAGGCGCTGCTGTCCGAGGTGGAGGCTCGCAAACAGCGGCAGCAGTGGTACGCCCAGCAGCCCAACAAGAACTTCATAGGGAACATGtga
- the atl1 gene encoding atlastin-1 isoform X1: MAKHRKDRDSWGEWSLGDKNVYDWSSEEEEPDGRARPVQVLLVKDDHTFELDEAALSRILLSEEVRDREVVAISVAGAFRKGKSFLMDFMLRYMYNHASEVWLGDSDEPLTGFSWRGGSERETTGIQIWSEVFLVDKPDGRKVAVLLMDTQGTFDSQSTLRDSATVFALSTMISSMQVYNISQNVQEDDLQHLQLFTEYGRLAMEETFLKPFQSMIFLVRDWSFPYEFPYGQEGGMKFLEKRLKISENQHEELQNVRKHIHSCFTNISCFLMPHPGLKVATNPLFDGRIKEIDGDFLSNLKVLVPWLLSPRNIDVKEINGSKITCRGLVEYFKAYIKIYQGEELPHPKSMLQATAEANNLAAVAAAKDLYNKKMEGVCGGDRPFLAPSELQARHGVIREEALQVFRGVKKMGGEEFSRRYLQQLEGEIDEVFVQYIKHNDSKNIFHAARTPATLFVVIFVMYVAAGITGFVGVDIIASLCNMILGLALITLCTWAYIRYSGEYRELGAVIDQVAGALWDQGSTNEALYKLYNVAANHRHLYHHAFPGPQMEEVAEEQDKKRD, from the exons ATGGCCAAACACCGtaaagacagagacagctggGGTGAGT GGTCCCTCGGTGACAAAAATGTCTACGACTGGAGCTCGGAGGAGGAAGAGCCGGACGGACGAGCCCGGCCCGTGCAGGTGCTGCTGGTCAAAGACGACCACACCTTCGAGCTGGACGAGGCGGCGCTGAGCCGCATCCTTCTCTCTGAGGAGGTCAGAGACCGCGAGGTGGTGGCCATCTCTGTGGCCGGAGCTTTCCGCAAGGGCAAGTCCTTCCTCATGGACTTCATGCTGCGTTACATGTACAACCAT GCATCTGAAGTCTGGCTCGGAGACTCAGACGAGCCTCTGACCGGCTTCTCCTGGAGGGGCGGCTCAGAAAGGGAGACCACCGGGATCCAGATCTGGAGTGAGGTGTTCCTGGTGGACAAGCCCGATGGCAGAAAG GTCGCCGTGTTGTTAATGGACACGCAGGGCACGTTTGACAGCCAGTCGACGCTGAGGGACTCAGCCACCGTGTTCGCACTGAGCACCATGATAAGCTCCATGCAG gtTTACAACATCTCACAGAACGTGCAGGAGGACGACCTGCAGCACCTGCAG CTTTTCACAGAGTACGGCAGACTAGCTATGGAGGAGACTTTCCTCAAACCATTCCAG tcCATGATTTTCCTCGTCCGAGACTGGAGCTTTCCGTATGAGTTTCCCTACGGACAGGAAGGAGGCATGAAGTTCCTCGAGAAGAGACTGAAG ATCTCAGAGAATCAGCACGAGGAGCTGCAGAACGTTCGTAAACACATCCACTCCTGCTTCACCAACATCTCCTGCTTCCTGATGCCTCACCCCGGACTCAAAGTCGCCACCAACCCGCTCTTTGACGGGAGGATTAAAG AGATCGATGGCGATTTCTTAAGCAACCTGAAGGTTCTGGTCCCGTGGCTTCTCAGTCCTCGTAACATCGACGTGAAGGAGATCAACGGCAGCAAGATCACCTGCAGAGGCCTGGTGGAGTACTTCAAG gcatacattaaaatatatcaaGGTGAGGAGCTGCCACATCCAAAATCCATGCTGCAG GCCACAGCAGAGGCGAATAATTTGGCAGCAGTCGCAGCCGCGAAGGATCTGTACAACAAGAAAATGGAGGGG GTCTGCGGGGGTGACCGGCCCTTCCTGGCCCCGAGCGAGCTGCAGGCCCGGCACGGCGTCATCAGAGAGGAGGCCCTGCAGGTGTTCCGGGGCGTGAAGAAGATGGGAGGCGAGGAGTTCAGCCGGCGctacctgcagcagctggagggaGAAATCGACGAGGTGTTTGTCCAGTACATCAAGCACAATGACTCCAAGAACATTTTCCACGCCGCCCGCACGCCGGCCACCCTGTTCGTGGTCATCTTTGTCATGTACGTGGCTGCGGGCATCACGGGCTTTGTGGGCGTGGACATCATTGCCAGCTTGTGTAACATGATCCTGGGTCTGGCGCTGATCACCCTCTGCACCTGGGCCTACATCCGGTACTCCGGGGAATACCGAGAACTCGGCGCCGTCATCGACCAGGTGGCCGGCGCGCTGTGGGATCAG GGGAGCACGAATGAG GCTCTCTACAAGCTGTACAATGTAGCGGCCAATCACAGGCACCTGTACCACCACGCGTTCCCCGGGCCTCAGATGGAGGAGGTGGCGGAGGAGCAGGACAAGAAGAGGGACTGA
- the atl1 gene encoding atlastin-1 isoform X2 — translation MAKHRKDRDSWGSLGDKNVYDWSSEEEEPDGRARPVQVLLVKDDHTFELDEAALSRILLSEEVRDREVVAISVAGAFRKGKSFLMDFMLRYMYNHASEVWLGDSDEPLTGFSWRGGSERETTGIQIWSEVFLVDKPDGRKVAVLLMDTQGTFDSQSTLRDSATVFALSTMISSMQVYNISQNVQEDDLQHLQLFTEYGRLAMEETFLKPFQSMIFLVRDWSFPYEFPYGQEGGMKFLEKRLKISENQHEELQNVRKHIHSCFTNISCFLMPHPGLKVATNPLFDGRIKEIDGDFLSNLKVLVPWLLSPRNIDVKEINGSKITCRGLVEYFKAYIKIYQGEELPHPKSMLQATAEANNLAAVAAAKDLYNKKMEGVCGGDRPFLAPSELQARHGVIREEALQVFRGVKKMGGEEFSRRYLQQLEGEIDEVFVQYIKHNDSKNIFHAARTPATLFVVIFVMYVAAGITGFVGVDIIASLCNMILGLALITLCTWAYIRYSGEYRELGAVIDQVAGALWDQGSTNEALYKLYNVAANHRHLYHHAFPGPQMEEVAEEQDKKRD, via the exons ATGGCCAAACACCGtaaagacagagacagctggG GGTCCCTCGGTGACAAAAATGTCTACGACTGGAGCTCGGAGGAGGAAGAGCCGGACGGACGAGCCCGGCCCGTGCAGGTGCTGCTGGTCAAAGACGACCACACCTTCGAGCTGGACGAGGCGGCGCTGAGCCGCATCCTTCTCTCTGAGGAGGTCAGAGACCGCGAGGTGGTGGCCATCTCTGTGGCCGGAGCTTTCCGCAAGGGCAAGTCCTTCCTCATGGACTTCATGCTGCGTTACATGTACAACCAT GCATCTGAAGTCTGGCTCGGAGACTCAGACGAGCCTCTGACCGGCTTCTCCTGGAGGGGCGGCTCAGAAAGGGAGACCACCGGGATCCAGATCTGGAGTGAGGTGTTCCTGGTGGACAAGCCCGATGGCAGAAAG GTCGCCGTGTTGTTAATGGACACGCAGGGCACGTTTGACAGCCAGTCGACGCTGAGGGACTCAGCCACCGTGTTCGCACTGAGCACCATGATAAGCTCCATGCAG gtTTACAACATCTCACAGAACGTGCAGGAGGACGACCTGCAGCACCTGCAG CTTTTCACAGAGTACGGCAGACTAGCTATGGAGGAGACTTTCCTCAAACCATTCCAG tcCATGATTTTCCTCGTCCGAGACTGGAGCTTTCCGTATGAGTTTCCCTACGGACAGGAAGGAGGCATGAAGTTCCTCGAGAAGAGACTGAAG ATCTCAGAGAATCAGCACGAGGAGCTGCAGAACGTTCGTAAACACATCCACTCCTGCTTCACCAACATCTCCTGCTTCCTGATGCCTCACCCCGGACTCAAAGTCGCCACCAACCCGCTCTTTGACGGGAGGATTAAAG AGATCGATGGCGATTTCTTAAGCAACCTGAAGGTTCTGGTCCCGTGGCTTCTCAGTCCTCGTAACATCGACGTGAAGGAGATCAACGGCAGCAAGATCACCTGCAGAGGCCTGGTGGAGTACTTCAAG gcatacattaaaatatatcaaGGTGAGGAGCTGCCACATCCAAAATCCATGCTGCAG GCCACAGCAGAGGCGAATAATTTGGCAGCAGTCGCAGCCGCGAAGGATCTGTACAACAAGAAAATGGAGGGG GTCTGCGGGGGTGACCGGCCCTTCCTGGCCCCGAGCGAGCTGCAGGCCCGGCACGGCGTCATCAGAGAGGAGGCCCTGCAGGTGTTCCGGGGCGTGAAGAAGATGGGAGGCGAGGAGTTCAGCCGGCGctacctgcagcagctggagggaGAAATCGACGAGGTGTTTGTCCAGTACATCAAGCACAATGACTCCAAGAACATTTTCCACGCCGCCCGCACGCCGGCCACCCTGTTCGTGGTCATCTTTGTCATGTACGTGGCTGCGGGCATCACGGGCTTTGTGGGCGTGGACATCATTGCCAGCTTGTGTAACATGATCCTGGGTCTGGCGCTGATCACCCTCTGCACCTGGGCCTACATCCGGTACTCCGGGGAATACCGAGAACTCGGCGCCGTCATCGACCAGGTGGCCGGCGCGCTGTGGGATCAG GGGAGCACGAATGAG GCTCTCTACAAGCTGTACAATGTAGCGGCCAATCACAGGCACCTGTACCACCACGCGTTCCCCGGGCCTCAGATGGAGGAGGTGGCGGAGGAGCAGGACAAGAAGAGGGACTGA